CTAGTTTTGTACTAACACATTTTATTGGTTATATAAATTATTTAACGGTCCAAACAAACTTAGAATTTTATGAAAAGTTGAGAGTACTCTTAAGATGGGATAATCCACCTTcagtaaaagtttcaaaattttcagaGCAAGTTTGAAAATCCACTATTGGAATTTGATATACCATATACCAATAACATATATCATGCATATAAAATATATCATGCAGCAATGGCACATATAACATACATTACTTTATGATATACCAGTAAATATATCATATACCGATGACATATACCAATATACCGATGACATATAACAGTCATATATCATACACCAGTAAACATACCATTCATATGACATGTACCAATAAAATATAtgccaaattttcaaaattgcTTTGAAATATACCATTCGTATATCATTTACGAATGACACATACCATTCATATATCATCTATCATACAACAATGACGCATATGGCCAGGGGCGGAGGTAGGAAAAGAATATGGGGAGAGCCAGCATAGAAGGAATGATTTATTAGGGGGGAccaaagcatacaaatgtaaaGCTTATAAGATTAAATTACAAAGATTATACATGGGCTTAACTAAAAATGCGAAATCTTTGGGGGGGCCAAGGCCCAGGCTGGTCTGGGTTGTGCCTCCGCCACTGCATATGGCATACCATTACTTTATCCTATACTAGTAAATATATCATATACCGATGACATATACCAATATACCAATGACATATACCATTCCTATATCATATACCAATAAATATACCATTCGTATATGCCATGTaccaataaaaatatataccaGATTTTCAAACTTGCTCATAAagttttgaaacttttactgAAGGTGGATTTTCTCATCTTAAGACCACCctcaaattttcataaaattctGAATTTGTTTGGACCATTAAATAATTTATACAAGTAATAAAATGTGTTAGTTCAAAATTAACAAAGTCCAATCCCAATCCCAATCCCATTTATTCTCTTCCCTGCGAGTAAATTGAACAGAACCACCACATTTCAGTGACTTATTACGAAAACCACCGGTTTTGCTAATTTTCGCGCAGAACCACCGCAATTCAGTGAAGTTGTTGCACATGGCACTAATTCTGTCGATTGCAGCGTATAAGCGCGTCTCTGACCGaccgggcccacatgtcaggttgaGCGGGCCGAACTGATGTTAACGCCGTACGTCGTTAACATCATTTATTGGTATGTGGATCCTGACATGTGGATCCGGTCGGTCAGAAACGCGCTTATACGTCGCAAACGACGGAATCAATGCTATGTGCAATAACTTTACGGAATTGTGGTGGTTTTGCACGAAAAATAGCAAAATCGGTGGTTTTTGTAATAAGTCACTGAAATGTGGTGGTTCCGTGCAATTTACTCCTTACCCTGACCACGTGGGGGGTGGGGCTTCAACGCTAGAATCGCCGCTTTGTGCATACACACTATTAAAATCACATATGACATGTATACGCGTTGTAGGGATCAATTGCAGTACACATTTTAATTACATCATGCTGATGCATGGCTTAAatcacatatgcatgacacaTCACTCTTTCCCTGTTGCATCTAGTTATTAAATGACACACTAAATTAATTAAGATTAATCAAGGACCGAGCTGCCGCCCTTTTAGTAATTTCTTGTTCGACCATTCTACGAGCGGCAGATGATTCCAGATGTCACATGCCAATGCACTGTGTTGCTATTGGCCACTACTGCTGTCTCCGCCGGCACCACTGCCCCCTGGTCCTCTCCTGTTTCCAGTGGTGTTCTTCAGTATCTGCAAACAAGAGATTGGCTAGACTATCAAGGCATCTCCCGTTAACTATGAACATAGTGTCTTCTTATGCTAGCTTTGCTTTTGCATGTTCAATTCATGACTTCATGCATATAGATACACAGAGACAAGATTATTgatttggctaatacaaaaATTCTAAATTACTTAGGAGgtcttgcatgcatgtaaatGCAATTGTGTGTACATGTAATTTTGCATGAGAAAATTGTAGTACTGCCGGCACGTGGTGATGTGAAAATATGCATGGTCTAATTAACCTGCTGCGAAGTAATATATGGTTCCGGCTTTCCGCTAATATATACTCGTAGTATACCTGTCTAAGCATTTGGTTCTCGTTCTGCAGTGTGGAGAGCCTCTCCTCTAGCTCCGAGTTTCTCTTCTCCAGGTCGTTTACCTTCACCTCCAGTTCACCCACGtacgccttcttcctctcccgcgCCTGCTGCGCGGACACCCGGTTCCTCAGCAACCTAGATTAGTTCCCATGCCGGGATCACAAATTTTTTTCATTGTCAaaatgtactctctccgttcttAAATTCCTGTAGtgtttttagttcaaatttgaactaaaccATGACAATAATTTACgagcggagggagtacaaagtaATTACTATAACAAATCATTAGAACATGAGGTCGAATAATCGGGCAGGACCATAAGCAGATTGTGATAAAGAAAATCCCAATAGTACGTGCGATGTTTGAACAGGAACTCAAATCGGATGACGACCGATCCTATATATCAACACCTGGAGTGACATCGTAGTAGAAACGTAGAatcatacttcctccgtcacaaaataagtgacgtgtttgtgacggagggagtatgactTGAATTGGAACTCTGACGATCTACCTTGGTCCGAAACATAGACTTGTTCAGGCAGTTCTCGAACACAAGCCTCAACCAACTTGTTTCAAACCGTTGAAATGTCAAGAAAATTACCATATTCTGTCAATTGCTTTAGCAGCAACACTACTGAGTACTGACTAGTGAGTAGTGACTACTCACTACGGAGCAGTAGCTAGCATACCTTTTGAGACGCCGGTGCTCCTTGTCGGCCGGgctgcggccgcggcggcggccgctgccgctggtCTGCGCCGCAGACGACGACGTCCCGGgtgccgccgccacagccTGCTCCCGTCCTGACGTCGATTGGCCTGATCTCTGCTCCAGCCCGAACTCCGGCACCCTCCCTATGTCTTCGTCGCTGTCCATCCCTGCatgcgcggcgccggcgcgcgtTTCAGACTTTCAGATCAGGGAGAAGGAGAGCAAAAAAAAGCCAAGGAGATGCATCTCATGCATGCGTGTCAATGAGTGTACTTAGTAGTAAACATGCCTTCTTTGGAGCGATCCGTCTGTGGCGCGGAGCTGGACGTCGACCTATCGCTGCAGCTGGAaggcggcgagctcgtcgTCGTGGTCGTCTGATCTTGCATCCTTTCCtagttctctctctctctcgcgcgcgcgCTTTGTCCTGAGATCTTATTAATTGTAGTGTGCACGTTTCtctgtctcctcctcctctccgatTGTTGCCTTCTAATTGGCTCCTGCTTTCTTGGCTTGCTTGGAAGTGTTGCTCGACATTGGCTAACCtctaatttgttttgttccaAACGCCACTATGTCTTATTGCGAATTGACCATGCGACTAtccatatatacatatatattacCTACCAATGTTTTGATTTTGCATATAAGACCCCCAATTTTCCCCCACTACTTAATTTTCTCGTTACAGCAAAGTATCGCTTTCTTAGCTTTTTAAACACTGTTATACCTTAAGATTGCCCAAAAAAACCATAAGATCCTTCCACATAAACTATACAATAAGAGaaacaatgcatgcatgcatgcagcatcaTGTTCAACAAGACGGGGCCTCTCTTCGAGCCGAGGTAGGTGTTAAAGTGTTAATTAAATCATGTATACCTTAAGATTGCCTAAAAACACGTAAGATcactccaaaaaagaaaaacggtAAGAAGACAAATGCATGCAGCACCTAGGCGATTCGTCTATTAATTGAACAAGATGGGCCTCTGTAGGATGTACTGCTTACGTCCCACTTCGAGTTGTGATCTATGTATAAAAATTGTCTTACAGTTGAGACATTGGTGGGACCTCGTTAACCCCCTAGGCCTCTCTTTGAGCCAATCTACGTaattcatgggccacaccgtCGGCTCAAACGTTAGAAAAATGCATATGGGGTTATTTAAGAAGTCCTGTCTACAGAGTTGTAATTTTATGAGAAAATTAGCGTCAAGTGAGTTTAATTAAACTCTAGCCACAAAATATGTGATTCTGTAAAATTGACACTTGATTGAATGAATGCCTAGGTTGATCAAccaggaaaacaaaaatatacaaTAAATAGCGGTTTGGATACATCTCACGAATTAAACATCATGTTTCTTGCACTGGATTTTGAAAGTAAATGAAAACACGATAATTGAGCACGTGTGTTTCTGATCATCTAAACTGCCTATCCCATAACGTATCCACGCGTCGTTGTTTGTATAATGTTTTCATGTTCACCCATATTCGTTATTTCACGGGACAATATAGACCAATCTGCAAAATGGGGTACTCCAGTTGAGTCAGCCGTGGGTGGGGTCACCGCCAGCCGTCCACTCCCGATCGATCTTACGGCCGCAAATGCAGCCACGTCCGGGCGCGCCGAGGCCACGCGTTGGCCGCAGGTATCCAgaggcggcgaggcgcgctGCGTGGCCGCGCCCCTGGCCCTCCACCCCAGCCTCTCCCCGCCGACACGAGGGCCGGGGCCTCCTGGCGCTTCAGCAACGCGGGCGGGTTGGCGTGGAACAGGAGGGGTAGGCGAGCGGAGCGGCGTAGGGGCACTGTACGTGCGCGCAGGGTGTTGGGCCTGTTTCTTTGTCGCGGCAGAGGTGTGGCTCGTCGTCCGCCACGCCAAGGGAAAAAAGGGAACGGAACGGACAACGGGGCCACGGAGGCGAGATCGTCGTGGGTTCGTGCGTGGTGCGCTTTTCCATGGTGGATCTCTCCATCTTCTCACGCGCGGTGCTGGTGGCGcagagatggatggatgcagaTACGCATCACCATCGACTAGCTAGATGAAATATTCACGTCGTTGACACCGTCGATCTTCAAATCTCCCCATGGAGTTCTCGGCTTTGGCAAAAGGGTGGTTCTGAACGGTACGGCTTGAGCCGCTGAAGTGGAGAGATTTCAACAGACACTTCAGGTCTTTagtgttctgttctgttcagTTCCGTTGCCACAATGCGACCTCGCCAAGGGCGGCCTAGACTACGTGCCTCTCCGGATTTCGAGTGGGCCTTGGTCATACGTGCATGACGATCCAAGATGGTACGTAAATGCTAGCTTGGGGATTTGATTAGCTTGTGATGGGGCACCTTGAATAAGTATACGTCTGTCTGGGCATTGGCGAGCAAGGATGAGTAGATAGACGGGGTGAAGCCCCGGATCTTAGCGGGCGTGTGCGTTTTGTAATGATCTACATACAACTGTGGAAATAAATACATTACAAGGAGagattcaattttttttacatatcAACCATGTCCCGTATGTCTCGAACATTTTTCTTAGCTGTTGTAATATGCACACATGTGGAGGCGGTTTCCGAGCAGATTGGAATTTACTGattgacttttttttcccgCAATATTGATTGATTACATGGCACGTTGGTTAAAGCTTTCATATCTCCCCTCCCAAAATCCATCTTTCCACCTCTGTTTTGAAACCCCAAATGTGGAAGGAATAGAAGTGAACGCTTTAACCAACTCACCACACATCATCCGATCAAACTCGCTATGTCGTctgataaaaataaataatcaaCTAGCCATATGATCCAGTGCTAAccaaaaggaagaagataaATGACGAGGGGCTACCTCGGAATACCCAAACTAAAGGGCTTTTGATTAGGAAGAGTACGGGTGTGCGTCGGCGATTCTGTCGTCTAACAAGGGCACATGGGACATGATTTACCCAGATTCAGGGCCCttggaaggtaatacccctacgtcctgcttgtctgatctgatATTAATGGAGAGATTTAAGGTTGCCATGGAGACGTGTATGAGAGATGAGATCTGTTTAGAGAGATGCTCTGTCTGAATCTGTCTATCAGATAATCGGATCTCCTTCTCGGCtcccctcctagtcctttatataggagGCTAGGTCTCGGCCGTAGAGTCCGGGTCGGTTACAATTAGAGATAAATCCTGATTTGGTTTCCTTATCTGTTCTTGTCTTGAGCCGCAAGCCGAGGTAGTTGTGCTTCACAGATTGTAGTGGTCATTCCCTCATCAGTTAGCCCCCGAGTGCCTATTTGAATCGTAGACTCGAGTAGGGACTCGAGTGCCTACTAATCTCTAGCCCTAGCTACCAGGAGCTAGGCGGAACCTAGCCGCCAAGAGTTTCGGATCATTGTTTTTCTCCCGGTTCCCCTCATCTCCGACCGCCGATTAGGCAAATAAATGAAACATAGATCAACGTCTGTCTGCAGTTTGTCTATCTTTTGTGAGGTTTTGTGTCCTCGCGACGGCGtattggtggaggaggcgacggcgtatGGAATAATAGTCTCCCGGCTCCATCCTGGTGTAGTCAACACGATCTACTCCATGGAGCTAGCGGATCTCAcggtttgttttttcgttattttggtcttctttctAGTTGGTTCGGCGACGAATCGGCAGAGCGACAATCTGCCTTGCAAGGGATGTGTCCCCAGGCAGAGTGCGTTCAACGATATTAGGTTCTCATCAGTTGCGGTCAGCGACTCATGCGGCTATTCAAAACCTATAAGGTTAGTCCAGCTTGTGCAGCTTTGGTcttctgcaatttcatcaCCGGAGGCATGGAGAGTTTTCAAGATACGGATGACGAATCAAGAGTTGTTTACTTCAAAGAATCTTGATGtaacttttagtttcattAGGGTTTTTTGTTGTTAGTTTTCGTTTCAATTTCGATCACTTGTACTTTGTTTACTGAATCAATAAAACTagatgtttctaaaaaaaagaatcagaaGCTATCGAACTCGACAATGTATCGAGCTGAAACCAGTTTGCTCGACTCTGATGCATGTTGAGATAAAATTAGTTGACTCAGATGTTCGTCAAATTTGAACTTTGTGAGTTCTCGGTATAACTAGGAAGAACAACCTATGACTCAGAAGTATAGGATGATTTCCCGAGTTCAGATGATTTTTCAGGGATAACGGCAAAACGCGCATGGAACACTCGACGGATCAGGTCCAGTTAATTGCACTTGGGCAAAAGCATCATTAGCATACATCGGTATTCGAATCCCTAGGCTCGAACCTAGATAACTCGCGGTATTCGAGTCAAACCTGTCGAGGGTTTTACAGACTCGAAATGAAATCCAGTGCCGCAAGATGCAAATTTTTAGACCCCATGGAAACCATCGGGTCTTACCATCACGTTATGAACGTGGCTTCGGATGTGCGCATTTTGTGCGACCCGGGAATTTTTTCGACTGTTTGTAGTCGAGTACAATTTTAGCCATTCTGTTGGTTGATGTGGCCAACCAAGGAGAGTACTCAACTTGGGTCTGGCGCAGATAATCCTGGTCGACTCTGCTGAGGACCCGAAGGACGGTGAAACCGGCAGACCCGAAGggcggcggggtcgacggACCCGAAGGGCGATGTAGCAGAAATATCAGGGACGCGGTCAGCTCTCctggtgggagtagcccccgagtgcggCAGAAGTCGTTTCGCTAGCAGGGCGCAGCCCTCAGGTGTCGGGTACGGCCGAAGCAGTTTGGCATGTAGATGTAGGGCGCATCCCCCGAACATCGGACGCGGCTGACGGAGTCGACGAGACATCAGATTTGGTGAGACGGCGGAGGGAGTCGACGGGGCAGAGTGAGTCGACGAGGTGCGGGTGTATTCGACGCGACAAGCAAAGTCCGTGCAGCAGACGGAGTCGACGCGATGGGCGGACGAAGTCGTCGTGATAACGATAACGGGAGTCGATGCGGTGTAGTCGCGTGGTTGGAGGACAGGCGGGTTCCCATGCTGAACTTTGCTTCGATCTAGGACATGCACATTTTGCTGTATACTTTAACCAACACACGACATCATCTGGTCAAAACGTAGTCATCGGTACCTATTCAGCTCAAAACCACCTCAAATCTGCCATCGTGTGTACTAAGATCGCTCAAGGGGGTGTTTTATGCAATTTTAAAGATTTTAGGGTTAAAAACAGACCAAATGGAAATGGAAATTCATCGACGAGTATCTATGTCTGAAGGTGAAAGTAGTGAAAAGTACCCAGTCAGCTCAAATCCTTTTGGCGAAAGGATTTCCAAGCAGCGGAGTTGAGGAGTCAAGCACCTGGTTTCCACGGAGTAGTATCTTcgtgaacaaaaaaaaggcttCGGGCTGACGTGGTGCTGTAGTTGGCCGTTAATTTTCCGGGACCGGGCCGTACGCTTTCTCCGCTAAGGCCCCTCCTAGGACGGTGACAACTCAGTTCGGGGTGACAATCTCAAATAGCCTTTAAATCCCCAAGTATTTGATACGTATTCGTAGACTAATTAGGTTAGGTTTGCCATCGAGGTCTAAAATGCAGGCACACGATCAGCTGCTAATTGGAACCAAACGCAGCGTTCGTGCCCTCGTGTTGAGACCAGAAAGCCATGACGGAGCCGGCAAGATCtccgctcgtcgccgccgattCCTGCTTGCGGTCAGCCCCAGCATGACTCTGCTGCATCTCGCGGGAACGTAGGTGCCGGCGAGCCCCCGAttccccaccgccgccttTTGCTCGTGATCCGCCTCCACCACACGGTTCCGCTGCTTGTCACAGATGTGCTAGCGCCGGCGCTTCAACCGACGGTGGAAACAAAGCTCCAAGCAATGCGATTCCTCAGTTTTCTTTCCCTCTTGTATTTTCTACTGTAATTTGTTTACTGAACTTTGGTGTTGTGTTATGCAGGCAGTCACGATCTTGTTCAGACATTTCTGACTTCCTCGCATTCAGCTAGCAGAGCTTCGATCTTTGATCTCTACAAAGCTTTCCATTAGAATGCTAGATTGTCAGGATGTTTCCTTCGGTTGTACAGTCTACTAGAGTGCTAGTGCATATGCTCTGTAGACTCGAGTCACAATTATTCTGTGAACTGCAAGTCTATTTGAGAAATTAGAACATTGTACCAGTGCGTATTTATCAGAttgatgaatgaatgaaattAGAACATTGCTACTACACTTAGTGTTGAGAAATTAGACTATTGTACCAGTAGATTTTGTGTAGCAACTTTGTGTAGCACAAGGATTGTGAAATTGTAAAAATACCAGTGCGTATATATCAGATTGATGAATGAATGAACATGTGGTTTGTTGCCCTCAGATTTGAGATTGtttgaaatatttttctgaaaatagAGTAATCCTACTACTTCTGTATACTCAATGATGCTCATAATTCTTGACGTGAGATAAATAATCGATGGGCTTGAGCTGATTTTTTAATGCATTTGGAGAAAGCAAGCACTTCAGGTCCAGAGCATCATTTGGGGGGGAATTTACTAACCAAAGTTCCAACAATTTTAGCAAGCATAAAAGAATTAAAGAGAAGCATTGTACAAGGGTAAACACAAATTTACAGACATATCTGTGTCAATGGAACGGCGATGATGTGGGATGAAATTGGTAAAATGTACTCTCTGTAATGATCCAGGGCAGCATTACATATATTTTAGTTCTAAAACTAGCATTTCTATATCGGTCTGTGACCACAAGGACAGCCAATTACTGCTCTTCATACACTTGATATTTTAGTTCCAAAATGAACATTTCTAGATCGGTCAATGACcacaagaaggaaaacaaattACTGCTATGCCTACTCCTTCCATCCTCTAGAATTTACATCAAAATCTAATCTTCTCGAAGTATGCAGCAGCTCTGAAGCTTGATCATTTTGAAGTAGAAGGTCTGTAAATCCTCCCTGGATGAATGGACCAAAACTGGTCGAAGAATCCCCATGAAAAGTATTAGTTGTGAATTGTGGTATTGCTGCAGTACCAAACCTCGTGGTTTCCTCAAAAGAACCATGTGTCATTAAAAGGTAGGCGGTGCTCAGAATTAATGCGGTAGAATTATATTACACGGGAAGTATAAAAAACCTTGAGACATGTCTTACGGTAAATTGTTGAGGTCCTTCTCGATGAAACATATTATTTGCGAACTGTGTCATTCCGGTATTAGTCCATGATCTTGCCTCCAAAGAACCCTGTGTCATAATAAGTATGAAAATATTTATAATTGTTTTTGGTATAGTTAAactacatactccctccgtccaacaaaggatgtctcaacttttgactaaatttgaatgcatctatatactaagtcatgtctagattcatccaaattttgacaaacttgagacatcttttgttggacggagggagtaaattgTTTGTGAATAAACAAGGCCGAGTAATCTATCTCACAGAAAATTGTTGAAGTCCTTCTCCATGAAACATATTATTTGTGAACTGTGGCACTGGAGTATtagttcttgtgcttgccccAAAAGATCCCTGTGTCATAATAAGTATAGAAACATTTAGATTTTTTGTGGTACAGTATTACATGAAAATAT
This is a stretch of genomic DNA from Brachypodium distachyon strain Bd21 chromosome 1, Brachypodium_distachyon_v3.0, whole genome shotgun sequence. It encodes these proteins:
- the LOC100836913 gene encoding transcription factor HY5; the protein is MQDQTTTTTSSPPSSCSDRSTSSSAPQTDRSKEGMDSDEDIGRVPEFGLEQRSGQSTSGREQAVAAAPGTSSSAAQTSGSGRRRGRSPADKEHRRLKRLLRNRVSAQQARERKKAYVGELEVKVNDLEKRNSELEERLSTLQNENQMLRQILKNTTGNRRGPGGSGAGGDSSSGQ